A stretch of the Planktothricoides raciborskii GIHE-MW2 genome encodes the following:
- a CDS encoding PIN domain-containing protein, which translates to MSKLFVDTSGWGNLVDRSQPFHPLAATLYRLARQQNHKIITTNYIMAELVALLTSPLRLTRPQVITFVESLRQSPYIEILHIDAETDTKAWQLLSSREDKNWSLVDCSSFVVMQQKNITEALTNDYHFEQAGFVRLLK; encoded by the coding sequence ATGTCAAAACTTTTTGTAGATACGTCTGGTTGGGGAAACTTAGTTGATAGATCCCAACCGTTTCATCCTCTAGCTGCAACTCTCTACCGACTTGCCCGCCAACAAAATCACAAAATTATTACCACTAATTACATCATGGCTGAACTGGTCGCATTACTAACCAGTCCCTTACGACTTACAAGACCTCAAGTTATTACGTTTGTTGAAAGCTTAAGACAATCTCCCTACATTGAAATATTACATATTGACGCTGAAACAGATACTAAAGCATGGCAATTGTTGAGCAGTCGAGAAGACAAAAACTGGAGTTTAGTTGACTGTTCTAGTTTTGTGGTTATGCAACAAAAAAATATTACCGAAGCACTCACCAATGATTATCATTTTGAGCAAGCGGGTTTTGTCCGACTTCTCAAATAG
- a CDS encoding Uma2 family endonuclease, translating into MMQTATKQVRWTISDLDGFPDNGNRYEIIDGELFVTRSPHWNHQEAAGAIVTELYLWSEQNGLGQAVMSPGIIFSESDHVIPDVVWISNQRLADLLDDAGHLTGAPELIVEVLSQTEKDKERDKKTKLKLYSVQGVQEYWIVDYQQQQIEVYRRDRAILERVLTLFATDELTSPLLPEFRCLVGSLF; encoded by the coding sequence ATGATGCAAACTGCCACTAAACAAGTCCGTTGGACAATTTCTGATTTAGACGGATTTCCTGACAATGGGAATCGCTATGAGATTATTGATGGAGAGTTATTTGTGACACGATCGCCCCACTGGAATCACCAAGAGGCTGCCGGTGCAATTGTAACTGAATTATACCTATGGTCAGAACAAAATGGTTTAGGTCAAGCAGTTATGAGCCCTGGCATTATATTTTCAGAAAGCGATCATGTCATCCCCGATGTAGTATGGATTAGCAATCAGAGATTAGCCGATCTATTGGATGATGCGGGACATCTCACAGGTGCGCCAGAATTGATCGTAGAAGTGCTTTCTCAAACCGAGAAAGATAAGGAGCGAGACAAGAAAACCAAGTTAAAATTATATTCTGTCCAAGGTGTCCAAGAATATTGGATTGTTGACTATCAGCAGCAACAAATTGAAGTATATCGCCGCGATCGCGCAATTTTAGAGCGAGTCCTGACTTTATTTGCTACTGATGAACTCACCAGCCCTCTTTTACCAGAGTTTCGCTGTTTGGTTGGGTCTTTATTTTAA
- a CDS encoding PIN domain-containing protein, whose translation MRNVCLPTKTYIETRFLGDVLLDVLAGRQPFVVASAQALNVVTQMQVQGYVSGHAVTNIFYILRRQVGSETARQLLSRLLQHLQVASVTDRVIRAALQSSTADFEDAVTISAANAAEVEVIVTRNIPDFEASIIPAVSPEEFLLMPLEQID comes from the coding sequence ATCAGAAATGTCTGCCTCCCCACCAAAACCTACATAGAAACCCGGTTTCTGGGTGATGTTTTACTCGATGTTTTAGCTGGAAGACAGCCATTTGTTGTTGCCTCTGCACAGGCATTGAATGTCGTGACACAAATGCAAGTGCAAGGGTATGTTTCAGGTCATGCTGTCACCAATATTTTCTATATTTTGCGTCGTCAAGTTGGCAGTGAAACAGCACGTCAGCTTTTATCAAGGTTATTACAGCATCTTCAGGTTGCTAGTGTAACCGATCGGGTGATTAGGGCTGCATTGCAAAGCTCTACGGCGGACTTTGAAGATGCTGTGACGATTTCTGCGGCAAATGCCGCAGAAGTAGAAGTTATTGTGACCCGAAATATACCTGATTTTGAGGCTTCCATCATTCCCGCAGTATCACCAGAAGAATTTTTGCTGATGCCCCTGGAACAGATAGATTAA
- a CDS encoding DNA polymerase III subunit alpha encodes MSFAGLHIHTDYSLLDGASQVPQLVAKAIELEMPAIALTDHGVMYGAIDLIKTCRGKSIKPIIGNEMYVINGPLGTTQKVRKYHQVVLAKNTQGYKNLVKLTTESHLNGMQGKGIFARPCINKELLQKYHDDLIVTSGCLGGEVPQNILQGKLAEAREIVKWYKEVFGDDYYLEIQDHGYQEDRIVNVELVKISRELNVKIVATNDSHFISCNDVEAHDALICINTQKLISEEKRMRYSGTEYLKSAEEMKHLFRDHLPDDVIADAIANTVEVANKIEEYKVLGEPRIPDFPVPSGHTADTYVEEIAWQGLLDRLNAKTRSEIPPVYRERLEYELKMIERMGFSTYFLVVWDYIKFARDNHIPVGPGRGSAAGSLVAYTMGITNIDPVHHGLLFERFLNPERKSMPDIDTDFCIEKRDRVIQYVTERYGEDRVAQIITFNRMTSKAVLKDVARVLGVPYKKADEMAKMIPVARGKPAKLSVMISDDTPEPKFKEAYETEIIPLKNDQDVEIGSISVRQWLDMAIRIEGTNKTFGVHAAGVVISAQPLDEIVPLQRNNEGAVITQYSMENLESLGLLKMDFLGLKNLTTIEKTLDYIEKKTGERLDPYNFPAQERKAQEIIKRTGEQRFPKDVGETYHLFEKGDLEGIFQLESEGMRQIVRDLKPSCIEDISSILALYRPGPLDAGLIPKFIHRKHGEEAIVYDHKLLEPILEETYAVMVYQEQIMKIAQDLAGYSLGQADLLRRAMGKKKVSEMQKHREIFVDGSTKNGVPHKVAEALFDQMVLFAEYCLTYETEIMTVEYGSLPIGKIVENQIDCTVYTVDANGFVYTQAIAQWHDRGTQEVFEYLLEDGSVIRATKDHKFMTEDGQMLPIDEIFHQNLDLKQVQV; translated from the coding sequence ATGTCTTTTGCTGGTTTACACATTCATACCGATTACAGTTTACTTGATGGGGCTTCTCAAGTCCCCCAATTAGTTGCCAAAGCCATTGAGTTAGAAATGCCCGCGATCGCCCTGACGGATCATGGGGTGATGTATGGGGCGATCGACCTGATTAAAACTTGCCGGGGTAAAAGTATTAAGCCCATTATTGGCAATGAAATGTATGTGATTAATGGGCCATTGGGTACGACCCAGAAAGTTCGCAAATATCATCAAGTGGTTTTAGCCAAAAATACCCAAGGTTATAAAAACTTAGTCAAGTTAACCACCGAATCTCATTTAAATGGAATGCAGGGAAAAGGCATTTTTGCTCGACCCTGTATTAATAAAGAGTTATTGCAAAAATATCACGATGATTTAATCGTGACTAGCGGCTGTTTGGGTGGAGAAGTTCCCCAAAATATTTTACAAGGGAAATTAGCAGAAGCCAGGGAAATCGTCAAATGGTATAAAGAAGTTTTTGGGGATGATTATTATTTAGAAATCCAAGACCACGGCTATCAAGAAGACCGAATTGTCAATGTGGAACTGGTGAAAATATCCCGCGAACTAAATGTAAAAATTGTGGCGACTAACGACTCCCATTTTATTTCTTGTAATGATGTGGAAGCCCACGATGCTTTGATTTGTATTAATACCCAAAAGCTGATTAGTGAAGAAAAGCGAATGCGCTATAGCGGGACTGAATATTTAAAGTCCGCTGAAGAGATGAAACATTTATTTCGCGATCATTTGCCCGATGATGTGATTGCTGACGCGATCGCGAATACCGTAGAAGTAGCGAATAAAATTGAAGAGTATAAAGTGTTAGGGGAACCGCGCATCCCTGATTTTCCTGTCCCCTCCGGTCACACTGCCGATACTTATGTGGAAGAAATTGCTTGGCAAGGACTTCTAGACCGCTTAAATGCCAAGACGCGATCGGAAATTCCTCCGGTTTATCGAGAACGGCTAGAATATGAGCTAAAAATGATTGAACGGATGGGATTTTCCACTTATTTTTTAGTAGTTTGGGACTATATTAAATTTGCCAGAGATAATCATATTCCCGTAGGGCCAGGAAGAGGATCCGCTGCGGGTTCTTTGGTCGCTTATACGATGGGAATTACCAATATTGACCCGGTGCATCATGGGTTATTATTCGAGCGATTTCTCAATCCCGAACGGAAGTCAATGCCGGATATTGATACGGACTTTTGTATTGAAAAACGCGATCGCGTGATTCAATATGTCACCGAAAGATATGGGGAAGATCGGGTTGCCCAGATTATCACTTTTAACCGCATGACCTCGAAAGCGGTGTTAAAAGATGTAGCCAGAGTTTTGGGCGTTCCTTATAAGAAAGCCGATGAAATGGCGAAAATGATTCCCGTTGCGCGGGGCAAACCGGCGAAACTTTCGGTGATGATTTCTGATGATACCCCCGAACCGAAATTTAAAGAAGCCTACGAAACAGAAATTATTCCCTTAAAGAACGATCAAGATGTAGAAATTGGCAGCATTTCCGTGCGGCAATGGTTGGATATGGCGATCAGAATTGAAGGCACCAACAAAACTTTTGGGGTTCATGCTGCCGGGGTGGTGATTTCCGCGCAACCCCTGGATGAAATTGTGCCGTTACAACGGAATAATGAAGGGGCAGTGATTACCCAGTATTCTATGGAAAATCTGGAATCTCTGGGTTTGTTAAAGATGGACTTTTTGGGTTTGAAAAATCTCACCACGATTGAGAAAACCCTAGATTATATTGAGAAAAAAACCGGGGAAAGACTAGACCCATATAATTTTCCTGCCCAGGAAAGAAAAGCACAAGAAATTATTAAACGCACGGGGGAACAAAGGTTTCCTAAAGATGTTGGCGAAACCTATCATTTGTTTGAAAAAGGGGATTTAGAAGGTATTTTTCAGTTGGAATCTGAAGGAATGCGGCAAATTGTGCGGGATTTAAAACCTTCTTGTATTGAGGATATTTCCTCGATTTTGGCTTTATATCGTCCGGGGCCTTTGGATGCCGGTCTGATTCCCAAGTTTATTCACCGCAAGCATGGTGAAGAGGCGATCGTTTACGATCATAAGCTATTAGAACCTATCTTAGAAGAAACCTACGCGGTGATGGTTTATCAAGAGCAAATTATGAAAATTGCTCAAGATTTAGCGGGCTATTCTTTGGGTCAAGCGGACTTATTGCGACGGGCAATGGGTAAGAAAAAAGTCTCGGAAATGCAGAAGCATCGGGAGATTTTTGTGGATGGTTCTACTAAGAATGGGGTGCCGCATAAAGTGGCAGAAGCTTTATTCGATCAAATGGTATTGTTTGCCGAATATTGCTTAACTTATGAGACGGAAATTATGACGGTGGAATATGGATCGCTGCCGATTGGCAAAATTGTGGAAAATCAAATTGACTGTACGGTTTATACAGTGGATGCCAATGGCTTTGTTTATACACAGGCGATCGCGCAATGGCACGATCGCGGCACTCAAGAAGTGTTTGAATATCTGCTAGAAGATGGCAGCGTAATTCGGGCAACAAAAGACCATAAATTTATGACCGAAGATGGGCAAATGTTGCCGATTGATGAAATTTTCCATCAAAACCTTGATTTGAAGCAGGTGCAAGTATAA
- a CDS encoding alpha/beta hydrolase, translating to MQFWVKILVALGTLLAVLYLSACLFLFVRQNRFIFFPSREISTIPSDLQMDYQEVWLPVISEENQSASTTEKVHGWWIPAAAENRSPMKSEWVLLFLHGNADNISENLKHSNRFHQLGFSVFMVDYRGYGLSQGKFPTESTVYEDVETAWNYLVNQRGIPPEKIVIYGHSLGGAIAIDLASRKPNAAGAIIEASFTSMRDMVDYQYPHFNIFPIDWILTHRFDSISKVKDLKMPILFTHGTADETVPNSMSQELFDAANEPKKLFIVPTADHNNIARVSGEKYFETIREFMKLVDYN from the coding sequence ATGCAATTCTGGGTAAAAATTTTAGTGGCTCTGGGGACTTTGTTGGCAGTTCTATATCTGAGTGCTTGTCTGTTTTTATTTGTTAGACAGAATAGGTTTATCTTTTTCCCGTCACGGGAGATATCTACAATTCCCAGTGACCTCCAAATGGACTATCAAGAAGTGTGGTTGCCGGTGATTTCTGAGGAAAATCAATCAGCATCAACTACGGAAAAAGTTCATGGTTGGTGGATACCGGCAGCGGCTGAGAATCGCAGCCCAATGAAATCAGAATGGGTGCTGCTTTTCCTGCATGGCAATGCTGATAATATTAGCGAGAATCTTAAGCATAGTAACCGATTTCATCAGTTGGGTTTTTCGGTCTTTATGGTAGATTATCGGGGATATGGTCTATCCCAAGGCAAGTTTCCCACAGAATCAACAGTTTATGAAGATGTGGAAACCGCCTGGAATTATTTGGTGAATCAACGGGGAATTCCCCCAGAAAAAATTGTGATTTATGGTCATTCTTTAGGGGGCGCGATCGCTATTGATCTAGCCAGTCGCAAACCGAATGCGGCTGGGGCAATTATTGAAGCTTCTTTTACTTCCATGCGGGATATGGTGGATTATCAATATCCTCATTTTAATATCTTCCCGATTGACTGGATTCTGACTCATCGCTTTGACTCAATTAGTAAAGTAAAAGATTTAAAAATGCCGATTCTTTTTACTCACGGAACTGCCGATGAAACTGTCCCCAATTCTATGAGTCAAGAGTTATTTGATGCTGCCAATGAGCCGAAGAAATTATTCATTGTCCCCACTGCGGATCATAATAATATCGCCAGGGTCAGCGGGGAAAAATATTTTGAAACCATTCGGGAATTTATGAAATTAGTTGACTATAATTAA
- the gatA gene encoding Asp-tRNA(Asn)/Glu-tRNA(Gln) amidotransferase subunit GatA translates to MASIRELHKQLIQKERSAVEIAQESLDRISKLEPKIRSFLVVTPEKALAQARLVDAKIAAGEEIGLLAGIPIAIKDNMCTKGIRTTCGSRILESYVPPYESTVTQKLAEAGAVMMGKTNMDEFAMGSSTETSAYQLTANPWDLERVPGGSSGGSAAAVASGECPIALGSDTGGSIRQPASFCGVVGLKPTYGLVSRFGLVAYASSLDQIGPFGRTVEDTAILLQAIAGYDPKDATSLNVKIPDYVHGIRPNLKPKGQLRIGIIQETLGEGIDPEVASTVTKAIEVFQDLGAEIQVVSCPRFRYGLPTYYILAPSEASANLARYDGVKYGFRADDAENLIEMYGKTRAAGFGPEVKRRIMIGTYTLSAGYYDAYYLKAQKVRTLIKEDFDRAFAQVDVLVCPTSPTTAFKAGEKMNDPLSMYLSDLMTIPVNLAGLPALSLPCGFDKKGLPIGIQLISNVLKEDLLLRVAYAYEQATDWTQYEAKLD, encoded by the coding sequence ATGGCATCCATCCGCGAGTTACATAAACAACTCATTCAAAAAGAACGCTCTGCTGTTGAAATTGCTCAAGAAAGTTTAGACCGGATTTCCAAGCTGGAACCGAAAATCCGTAGTTTCCTGGTGGTGACGCCAGAAAAAGCCTTAGCACAAGCCCGCCTGGTGGATGCCAAAATTGCCGCCGGGGAGGAAATTGGACTGCTGGCAGGAATTCCTATTGCCATTAAAGATAATATGTGTACCAAGGGAATTCGGACTACTTGTGGTTCCCGGATTTTGGAAAGTTATGTCCCCCCTTATGAGTCCACCGTGACCCAAAAACTGGCGGAAGCTGGGGCGGTGATGATGGGTAAAACCAATATGGATGAGTTTGCGATGGGCAGTTCTACGGAAACTTCTGCCTATCAATTAACCGCTAATCCGTGGGATTTAGAACGAGTTCCGGGGGGGTCTTCCGGGGGATCGGCTGCTGCGGTGGCGTCAGGAGAATGCCCGATCGCCCTGGGTTCTGATACCGGGGGTTCAATCCGCCAACCGGCCTCTTTTTGCGGGGTGGTGGGCTTGAAACCCACTTATGGTCTGGTGTCTCGGTTCGGCTTGGTGGCTTATGCTTCATCCTTGGATCAAATTGGCCCGTTTGGTCGGACCGTGGAAGATACGGCGATTTTATTACAGGCGATCGCTGGTTATGACCCCAAAGATGCCACGAGTCTCAACGTGAAAATTCCCGACTATGTTCACGGGATCAGACCGAATTTAAAACCCAAAGGTCAACTGCGAATTGGCATCATTCAAGAAACTTTAGGGGAAGGAATCGATCCAGAAGTTGCCAGTACGGTGACGAAGGCGATCGAGGTTTTCCAAGATTTAGGGGCGGAAATTCAAGTAGTTTCTTGTCCGCGATTTCGGTATGGTTTACCCACCTACTACATTCTTGCCCCATCAGAAGCATCGGCCAACCTTGCCAGATATGATGGGGTCAAATATGGTTTCCGGGCCGACGATGCCGAAAACTTAATCGAAATGTATGGCAAAACTCGCGCTGCTGGATTTGGTCCCGAAGTCAAACGCCGGATTATGATTGGCACTTATACTTTATCTGCGGGATATTACGACGCTTACTATCTCAAAGCCCAAAAAGTTCGGACTCTAATTAAAGAAGATTTCGATCGCGCTTTTGCCCAAGTGGATGTCTTAGTTTGTCCCACTTCGCCAACTACGGCGTTTAAAGCTGGGGAAAAAATGAACGATCCCCTAAGTATGTATCTTTCTGACTTAATGACTATTCCCGTTAATTTAGCTGGTTTACCTGCATTAAGTCTTCCCTGTGGTTTTGATAAAAAAGGACTACCTATTGGGATTCAATTAATCAGCAATGTTTTAAAAGAAGATTTGCTGTTGCGGGTTGCTTATGCTTATGAACAAGCTACGGATTGGACTCAATACGAAGCCAAATTAGATTAA
- a CDS encoding GTP-binding protein, protein MLKNQNHQETTSQPATMDIPKRGMPVTIITGFLGSGKTTLLNHILCNSQDLKVAVLVNEFGDINIDSQLLVSIDEDMVELSNGCICCTINDGLVDAVYRVLEQDRVDYLVIETTGIADPLPIALTFLGTELRDLTHLDSIITVVDAETFTEEHFESEAAFKQVAYADITILNKVDLVPRSKVEELEQYIKTVKRGARILHSEYGQVPLPLILDVDLTKLDIYQEFLVEDNQEDDHHHEHDHEHHHHEHDHEHHHYHSHHYHSHHLENDGFVSVSYESDRPFSVKKFEIFLQEQLPQEVFRAKGILWFSESELRHIFQLSGPRFDIDDTEWQTPPKNQIIFIGRHLPTQQIRQQLTECLD, encoded by the coding sequence ATGTTAAAAAATCAAAATCACCAGGAAACCACCAGTCAACCAGCAACTATGGACATTCCTAAACGAGGAATGCCGGTGACAATTATCACGGGTTTTTTAGGCAGTGGTAAAACTACTTTACTCAACCATATTCTCTGCAACTCTCAGGATTTAAAAGTCGCCGTATTGGTGAATGAATTTGGGGATATCAATATCGATAGTCAATTATTGGTATCTATCGATGAAGATATGGTAGAATTAAGTAATGGCTGTATTTGCTGTACGATTAATGATGGCTTAGTGGATGCAGTTTATCGGGTATTAGAACAAGACCGGGTGGATTATTTGGTGATTGAAACCACTGGCATCGCCGATCCTTTACCCATCGCCCTCACGTTTTTAGGCACTGAATTACGGGATTTAACTCATTTAGACTCGATTATTACTGTAGTCGATGCGGAAACATTTACCGAGGAACATTTTGAAAGTGAAGCAGCATTTAAGCAAGTGGCTTATGCGGATATCACTATATTAAATAAAGTCGATTTAGTCCCCCGTTCAAAGGTGGAAGAGTTAGAACAATATATCAAAACGGTGAAACGGGGAGCGAGAATTTTACATAGTGAATATGGTCAGGTGCCATTGCCACTAATTTTAGATGTGGATTTAACTAAGTTAGACATTTATCAAGAATTTTTGGTCGAAGACAACCAAGAGGATGACCATCACCATGAACATGACCATGAACACCATCACCATGAACATGACCATGAACACCATCACTATCATTCCCATCACTATCATTCCCATCACTTAGAAAATGATGGATTTGTCTCGGTATCTTACGAGAGTGATCGGCCTTTTAGTGTGAAGAAATTTGAAATATTTCTTCAAGAACAATTACCCCAGGAAGTATTCCGGGCAAAAGGCATTCTCTGGTTTAGTGAGAGCGAATTACGGCATATTTTTCAACTCAGCGGGCCACGTTTCGACATCGATGATACAGAGTGGCAGACTCCGCCAAAAAACCAGATTATTTTTATTGGGCGTCATTTGCCAACCCAGCAAATTCGTCAACAATTAACTGAATGCCTTGACTGA
- the hemB gene encoding porphobilinogen synthase: MRPRRLRRTETLRRMVREHHLQVEDLIYPLFVMDGVGQREEVPSMPGCYRYTLDLLLPEVQQAYQLGIGAIALFPLIPHHQKDNAGTESYNPNGLIPRTVRAIKQAVPDILVITDVALDPYSSEGHDGIVQDGQILNDETVAVLVKQALVQAEAGADFVAPSDMMDGRVGAIRQALDAQGWINVGILAYSAKYASAYYGPFRDALDSAPKFGDKKTYQMDAANAKEAIKEVDLDIAEGADMVMVKPALAYLDIICRIKHHTNLPVAAYNVSGEYAMIKAAAAQGWIDEKKVILETLTSMKRAGADLILTYFAKDVALMLK, from the coding sequence ATGCGTCCCCGACGGTTACGGCGCACCGAAACCTTGCGACGCATGGTACGAGAACATCACCTCCAAGTGGAAGACTTAATCTATCCCCTATTTGTGATGGACGGAGTTGGACAGCGGGAAGAAGTGCCTTCCATGCCCGGTTGCTATCGTTACACCCTGGACTTACTATTGCCAGAAGTGCAACAAGCCTACCAGCTAGGAATTGGCGCGATCGCTCTTTTTCCCCTCATTCCCCACCACCAAAAAGACAACGCCGGCACCGAAAGCTACAATCCGAATGGCCTAATTCCCCGTACCGTCCGCGCAATTAAACAAGCGGTTCCCGATATTCTGGTGATTACCGATGTGGCCTTGGATCCCTATAGCAGCGAAGGACACGATGGCATTGTCCAAGATGGCCAAATTCTCAACGATGAAACCGTTGCCGTATTAGTCAAACAAGCCTTAGTCCAAGCGGAAGCGGGAGCGGATTTTGTCGCTCCTTCCGACATGATGGATGGTCGCGTGGGCGCCATTCGCCAAGCCTTAGATGCTCAAGGTTGGATTAATGTAGGGATTCTGGCTTATTCCGCTAAATATGCGTCCGCTTACTACGGCCCTTTCCGGGATGCCCTGGACTCAGCCCCGAAATTTGGGGACAAAAAAACCTATCAAATGGATGCCGCAAATGCCAAAGAAGCGATTAAAGAAGTGGACTTAGATATTGCCGAAGGCGCTGATATGGTCATGGTTAAACCAGCCCTGGCTTATTTAGATATTATTTGTCGGATTAAACACCATACAAATTTACCTGTTGCCGCTTATAACGTTAGTGGTGAATATGCCATGATTAAAGCTGCTGCGGCACAGGGTTGGATTGATGAGAAAAAAGTCATTTTAGAAACCCTGACCAGTATGAAACGAGCCGGGGCAGATTTGATTTTAACTTATTTTGCCAAAGACGTAGCTTTGATGTTGAAATAA
- a CDS encoding WD40 repeat domain-containing protein, which yields MSSLGGKKKSRRPQKLLEKSSQQMLSDYVTGVVWSSDGKTLAASSAAGEVILWQGNNSISILQEPIESSIDCLSFSHDGKYLAAGGQNGQVKIWYLPTKELVTTLENAPAWVDQLAWSCSCHQLAFSLGRSVQVWDLDTQAVVTTLNFEASSVFSLAWHPIAAYLAIAGYQGVKIWCGEDWHDDPYLLSIPSASQAIAWSPDGKYLACGNLDQTLAVVEWGNPHPWVMRGFPGKVRSLAWSNLKTVLGAPLLAAASTQSAIVWEKQWQEADGWEAWELEGHTETVTAIAFSPDRFLLASASEDGRVCLWDSAEELVQILSGADDGFSCLAWQPQGQFLAAGGQNGELLIWAKSIAGQGFG from the coding sequence ATGTCTAGTTTAGGGGGAAAGAAAAAGAGCCGTAGACCGCAAAAACTGCTGGAAAAATCCTCTCAACAGATGCTTTCCGATTACGTCACTGGGGTGGTTTGGTCTAGTGATGGCAAGACTTTGGCAGCGAGTTCTGCCGCTGGTGAAGTGATTTTATGGCAAGGCAACAATTCGATTTCAATCTTGCAAGAGCCAATAGAAAGCTCGATTGATTGCCTATCTTTTTCTCACGATGGGAAATACCTCGCCGCTGGTGGACAAAATGGCCAGGTGAAAATATGGTATTTGCCAACCAAAGAGTTAGTTACCACCTTAGAAAATGCCCCGGCTTGGGTTGACCAATTGGCTTGGAGTTGTAGTTGTCATCAATTGGCGTTTAGTCTGGGTCGTTCTGTGCAAGTCTGGGATCTGGATACTCAGGCAGTGGTGACTACTCTAAATTTTGAAGCCTCTTCGGTTTTCAGTTTGGCTTGGCATCCGATCGCCGCATATTTGGCGATCGCCGGTTATCAAGGGGTAAAAATTTGGTGCGGTGAAGATTGGCATGATGACCCATATCTTTTATCCATTCCATCCGCTAGTCAAGCGATCGCCTGGTCGCCCGATGGTAAATACCTGGCTTGTGGCAACCTGGATCAAACTTTGGCGGTGGTGGAATGGGGCAATCCTCACCCTTGGGTGATGCGCGGATTTCCTGGCAAAGTCCGATCTCTAGCCTGGTCAAATCTCAAGACTGTCTTGGGGGCGCCTTTACTTGCCGCCGCCAGTACCCAAAGTGCGATCGTCTGGGAAAAGCAATGGCAAGAGGCGGATGGATGGGAAGCTTGGGAGTTAGAGGGACATACGGAAACGGTGACGGCGATCGCCTTTAGTCCCGATCGCTTCCTCCTTGCCTCCGCATCGGAAGATGGCCGCGTCTGCTTATGGGACTCTGCCGAGGAATTAGTGCAAATCCTCTCCGGGGCTGATGATGGTTTTTCTTGTCTTGCGTGGCAACCCCAGGGACAATTTTTGGCCGCTGGGGGACAGAATGGCGAGTTATTAATTTGGGCAAAATCCATTGCTGGGCAAGGGTTTGGCTAA
- a CDS encoding GTP-binding protein, whose protein sequence is MTTKSQTNLLPVTVITGYLGAGKTTLLNRILTLEHGKKVAVIVNEFGEVGIDNQLVINAEEEIFEMNNGCICCTVRGDLIRIIGNLMKRRNKFDRLVIETTGLADPAPVIQTFFVDEDLQSKLALDAVVTVVDAKHIWQHWSADEAQEQIAFADVILLNKTDLVVTAELDELEKRIKGINAMAKIYRTHLSQQEIEMNALLGVQAFDLNRALEIDPEFLNENAHEHDETVGSVALVESGALDGEKLNAWIGDLLRNQGQDIFRMKGILNIAGEDFRFVFQGVHMLFDGKPDRPWHSGETRKNELVFIGRNLNETQLKEDFRQCLV, encoded by the coding sequence ATGACTACCAAATCTCAGACAAATTTATTACCCGTCACCGTAATCACTGGCTATCTAGGAGCGGGTAAAACCACCTTATTAAACCGGATATTAACATTAGAACATGGTAAAAAAGTAGCGGTAATTGTCAACGAATTTGGCGAAGTAGGTATTGATAATCAGCTAGTAATTAATGCTGAAGAGGAAATATTTGAAATGAACAACGGCTGTATTTGCTGTACAGTCCGTGGTGACTTAATTCGCATCATTGGTAACTTAATGAAGCGGCGGAATAAGTTCGATCGTCTCGTGATTGAAACTACAGGTTTAGCCGACCCAGCCCCAGTGATTCAAACTTTTTTTGTGGATGAAGACCTGCAAAGTAAACTGGCTCTGGATGCGGTGGTGACGGTGGTGGATGCTAAACATATTTGGCAGCATTGGTCAGCGGATGAAGCTCAAGAACAAATCGCCTTTGCGGATGTAATTTTGCTGAACAAAACGGATTTGGTCGTGACCGCAGAATTAGACGAACTGGAAAAGCGCATCAAAGGCATAAATGCAATGGCCAAAATTTATCGCACCCACTTATCGCAGCAAGAAATCGAGATGAATGCCTTATTAGGAGTGCAAGCATTTGACTTGAATCGGGCTTTAGAAATTGACCCAGAATTCTTAAATGAAAATGCCCATGAACATGATGAAACTGTGGGGTCAGTTGCCCTGGTAGAGTCTGGGGCATTAGATGGAGAAAAACTGAATGCTTGGATTGGGGATTTATTGCGGAATCAAGGGCAGGATATTTTTCGGATGAAAGGGATTCTCAATATTGCTGGGGAAGATTTTCGCTTTGTGTTTCAGGGAGTCCATATGCTATTTGATGGCAAACCCGATCGCCCTTGGCATTCTGGGGAAACGCGCAAAAATGAACTGGTTTTCATTGGTCGAAATTTAAATGAAACTCAATTAAAAGAGGATTTTCGCCAATGTCTAGTTTAG